The window CAGTAGTTGCTGGCGGCCTCAATATTCCTGCAATGGGAAGCTCAGAGCTTTTTGGAAACGTACCGAATACCTGGTGGAACCCCCTCTCAATTGGCATTCCCATGGTTCTTATCTTTGTGTTTGCAATCGTCCCTGGCTGGATTACAGAACAGGACCCCTGGCAGAAGGTATGGGCTGCAAGGGATGCAAAATCAGCCCGGCTCGGGATGATCATAGGGTCCCTTATGATCACTGTAGTTTTCGCGGCATGTGCTGTAATTGCAATAGCTCTTAATGCCATTTACCCTGAAATAGCAGCAATGGGTTTTCCTGCTGGCATGGCTCTGGCAGAACCTGCACTCCTTACCTTTGTCAGTGAACGTTTCGCCTCAGCCCCCCTGATAATAGCCCTCAGCGCAATCGGGCTTGCAGCAGCTTCCATGTCATGTATGGACACTTTTTCAACCTCTGGAGCTTCCTGTATTTCAAGGGACATTTACCAGAGGTACATCAAGCCTGATGCTACAATGAAGGAAATGCTGGTTGTAAACAGGGTCAGCGTGCTCATTATTGTACTTGCTGCGACAGCAGGCTCATTTGTTATCCCCAATATTATCGATGCAATTCATATTGCAACCTTTATTGCAAGTGCATCCTACTTCTTCCCTCTCATGGGAGGTCTGTACTGGAAAAGAGCTACGAAAGAAGGAGCTTTTGCAGGGATGCTTATAGGCTTTACAGTTCAGGTAACCCTTGTAGCTCTGGACCTTATAAAGACCCCCCCCATGGCGTCTTCCTATCTTGAAACAATCCACCCGGCTCTGATGAGCCACGGTGTTATTGTGGGAATGGGCCTGAGTGCCATTGCCTTCTTCGGGGTCTCCCTTATGACAAAGCCCTCAAGCAGGGTTAACCTTGCACCATTTTTCGAAGAGGAAGCCGAAGAGCTTGTCCGCTACGAGACACGTGATATCAATGAGGCTGACCCCTCATACACTGCTTTCCTCAAAAACGTTGATGAGCAAGTTTCAGGGGAACGCACCCACCTTCAGCTTAACCTCCGGGCTTCAGGATCTCTCAGCTGGCATGAACTTGTGGAAAAGCTGAAAATCAGCTCTCCGGCATGGGTTACCCCAACAGGGCTTGATTCTGTATACAGGCTGACCCATGGGGATATGCTTGCCTGCGTAACTGTTACAAGAGGAAGCGGAGACAGGGATATCTGGCTCAAAGCCGAACCAAAACTTGAAACTGTTGGAAGGCAGAAAAAAGAGCTTTTTACAGCTTATGAAGAGCTTAAAAAAGTGCTTGGTCAGAAGGACGTTAAACTGGACTTCTACTAAAAAAAGTATTGTTAAGAAAGGTGAGGTTCTTAACCGAACCCGCCCATTAATTTCTTTTTTGGAATTAAACTGTATCAGGAAATAGAGCTTTCTCAATGATTTCTTTTCCAAGCTGAACATCCTCCAGGGAGAAGACTTCCAGATTGTAGACACCCCTATAGTCGGAAAGCAGTTTGAGGGCCGAAAAATCGACACATCCCTTCCCCGGGGCCATATGCTCGTCCCCATCATATTTTTCAGTCCACTGCCCGCTGTTGTCGTGCAGGTGAAGGTGAATAATATGTTTCTGCAGGGTCCGGACAAAAGTCCTGAGTTTTTCAGAATCCCCCCCGCAGGTGAGGTTCGCGTGTCCGATATCAAAAGTAGCCTTCAGATTATCTGAGTTTACAATTTCAATGGTCCTGGAAAGTTCTTCGGCTTCGCAGCAAAAGTTCGAGGTGTCTGTACCTTCCTTATTTTCAAGCCCCAGCATAACTCCATAGTCTTCAGCCAGAGAGGATAGAAATCTGAGGTTATTGACCATTGAAGAAAAGGATTTTTTTCTATCGGGTCCAATCCGTCCAGGGTGCAACACCACTACATGGGACCCTATGCTGTTTGCAATTGCCATTGATTCTTCAAGTAGAGTAAATTCTCTGTCCCCCATTTTTGCAGTATCCACCTGCAGAGCTGCAGGGTATTTAGGATCTGCTGCAAAATAGGGGGCGTGAACAGTGCCTTCGAAGTGGTATACTGACATTTCGTCAAGGATACGTTCAAGTTCTTTCCTTTCAAGTACTGAACCATTGTAAATTCCCAGTTTAGGGACATATAATTCTATAGACCCCACATTTTCCTTTAGTTCCTGAAGGGAACCAGCAAAGGACGAAGCTCCGAAGATCACACATTTATCAAGGAAACAAAATATAAAGCTCTTTTGTGGTGCCGCAACAACCTGTACACAGCACACGGTGTGAATTTATGAAAACATCTGAGCACCGAAGAAATAAAATGATGAGATTTGCATTTAACCCAGGGCAGAGGGCTTTAAATTGCTCTAATGATTGAAATATAGCCAACATATTTATATATAATAAATTGTTACCAGGTCCTCTTTTCTAAATAATTGATAAATAGTTCCTTAATAAATAGATAGTTTTATCCATAAGAATATATTTTCAATGAGCGGAACGACAATAGAAAATAATTAAAATTTCTGAAGCGGAAAAAAGTGTCCTTTTTGTCCCTAAATAAATTATGGAAATTAAGGGGATCTTCTTTTTATAAAATTTATTAATATAAAAACAACACCAGTATAATTGATTATTATAAAAATGATTAATATATTATTTAAAATAAATAAGAAAATTCATTAGTAACAATCGGAATCTTTATATGATACTGACGAATGTATAATTTATTTTTTTTTATATATACAGAATTTTGTTCACTTTAACCGGTACAATATATCTTATAAAATTGATTGTATATTATATAATTGTATAATAATATTTTAAAAGCATTCTTATTTCGAAAGGTTTATGAATGATCCTCTCTAATCCAAAATTTAACGCTCGTCATCATCATTTTTATTTGCAATGATATGGCAGACGCTTTTAAAAAAATGTATAACGTTTTTGAATCCGGCTTATTAACATGTTAATAACATAAAGGAGGAAAATGAATGGAACCACTCATAGGCATGGGAGTGCTGGCACTTATTGGCGTAGCTGCAACCATTGCAGGTGCCTCAGAAGACCTGGAATCCGATGTTGGGTCCCAGAGTAATCCCAACTCACAGGTCCAGTTAGCCCCCCAAATGATGTTTCCGCACAGAATCTATAACAAAGCGGTATCGGGGGAACCACCCTCAAACGCTTTAATGTGTTCGGTAGGTGCAGCCGTAGCTACAGTATTGATAAGTGAATTTACTTTATCACCGCTCTTTGCACTGGTAATCGGTTCCCTTGTTGCAGCATGCGTCCACGGCACCTTTGCCGTCACAGCTACAATGGGCCGTGCAGCCAGCCAGAGGCGTTTCAAGCAGCCAGTTTATCTGGATATGATCAGAAGCCACACCCCGGTAATCATGGGATACTCATTCATAACGACTTTCTGTGTCCTTATTGTATCCTACCTGATGACCGTCGTGCTCGCACACCCCTTCCCGTTAACCATGCTTGCCTTTATCTGGGGTATTACAGTAGGTGCAATTGGTTCATCTACAGGTGATGTCCACTACGGTGCAGAGCGTGAATTCCAGCAGTTCGAGTTCGGTTCCGGGCTCAACGCTGCAAACTCGGGAAACATTGTCAGATATGGAGAATCCGGGGTCAGGAACGGGTATGATAACTCCTGGTTCTGTTCCAAGTTCGGAGGTCCTGTTACAGGCATTGCTTTTGGTATGACTGTGTTCCTTGGAAGCTGGGTGACAACGATTTTTGACCCTTCAATAAGCATTGCTAGAGGCTGGCTCTCTGTTGTTGCGGGTGTTGTTATTGTCCTTATCTTAATTATCTGGAACTGGAAAATTGAAGTCAAAGCTCGCAAGGCATTTGGGCCTTACAAAGAAGATAAAACCGAGGAGGCTTCAGCATGATTGAAGGTCTCATGGCAAACATTCTGCCGATGGTCTTTATCGTAATAGGTGGCGTTCTGATCTCCTGGAGTGTACACTTCGTACCTGTGGGTGGCGCACCTGCAGCCATGGCTCAGGCAACTGGTATCGGCACTGGTACCGTGCAACTGGCAGCCGGGGCAGGCCTTACAGGGCTTGTCAGTGCAGGGTTCATGATGAACGTGACAACGAATCTCCCCCTAATTCTTTCATCGGGTGCGGTGGGAGCAATGATTATGATGTCTGTAACCATGATCGTTGGAAGCTGGGTCTATGCATATGGTGTGGGCTGCGTGCCTGCCTCAGCAAAGGTAAAAGTCGACCCTATTACAAAATACAGACAG is drawn from Methanosarcina lacustris Z-7289 and contains these coding sequences:
- a CDS encoding sodium:solute symporter family protein → MDGYNIFLVLLTVYIAGLVAIGWYFNKKQKSVTDFWLAGRRIGPAALGFSAAASWLTAGGILAVIGLYMMLGIGSIWSFVAPNILALLIIAMLVGKIKNLPAITQPELLEQRYGSAVRWPIALIITVVMILFAVADVTGLSLVLQVFYGLDPLYAAAIVAIAVSLYVTLGGLSAVVWTDVIQFAFLAIFTIAMAFAAVGTVVAGGLNIPAMGSSELFGNVPNTWWNPLSIGIPMVLIFVFAIVPGWITEQDPWQKVWAARDAKSARLGMIIGSLMITVVFAACAVIAIALNAIYPEIAAMGFPAGMALAEPALLTFVSERFASAPLIIALSAIGLAAASMSCMDTFSTSGASCISRDIYQRYIKPDATMKEMLVVNRVSVLIIVLAATAGSFVIPNIIDAIHIATFIASASYFFPLMGGLYWKRATKEGAFAGMLIGFTVQVTLVALDLIKTPPMASSYLETIHPALMSHGVIVGMGLSAIAFFGVSLMTKPSSRVNLAPFFEEEAEELVRYETRDINEADPSYTAFLKNVDEQVSGERTHLQLNLRASGSLSWHELVEKLKISSPAWVTPTGLDSVYRLTHGDMLACVTVTRGSGDRDIWLKAEPKLETVGRQKKELFTAYEELKKVLGQKDVKLDFY
- a CDS encoding sugar phosphate isomerase/epimerase family protein; amino-acid sequence: MIFGASSFAGSLQELKENVGSIELYVPKLGIYNGSVLERKELERILDEMSVYHFEGTVHAPYFAADPKYPAALQVDTAKMGDREFTLLEESMAIANSIGSHVVVLHPGRIGPDRKKSFSSMVNNLRFLSSLAEDYGVMLGLENKEGTDTSNFCCEAEELSRTIEIVNSDNLKATFDIGHANLTCGGDSEKLRTFVRTLQKHIIHLHLHDNSGQWTEKYDGDEHMAPGKGCVDFSALKLLSDYRGVYNLEVFSLEDVQLGKEIIEKALFPDTV
- the mtrE gene encoding tetrahydromethanopterin S-methyltransferase subunit E yields the protein MEPLIGMGVLALIGVAATIAGASEDLESDVGSQSNPNSQVQLAPQMMFPHRIYNKAVSGEPPSNALMCSVGAAVATVLISEFTLSPLFALVIGSLVAACVHGTFAVTATMGRAASQRRFKQPVYLDMIRSHTPVIMGYSFITTFCVLIVSYLMTVVLAHPFPLTMLAFIWGITVGAIGSSTGDVHYGAEREFQQFEFGSGLNAANSGNIVRYGESGVRNGYDNSWFCSKFGGPVTGIAFGMTVFLGSWVTTIFDPSISIARGWLSVVAGVVIVLILIIWNWKIEVKARKAFGPYKEDKTEEASA